In Candida orthopsilosis Co 90-125, chromosome 4 draft sequence, a single genomic region encodes these proteins:
- a CDS encoding Mup1 methionine permease (high affinity methionine permease) translates to MGFADAYRFSSNSNSEKKAEEGFENNSNGIDSFDNHSQLTSGSEKGAHVLETDRNVKEIGIVSASFLMLNRMLGAGVFSTGSTIYALSGSVGTSLMMWFAGTVIAFTGLLVYMELGTALPRNGGEKNYLEYMFPRPKFLVTAMYASYVFFLGWASGNSIVVGEYILNAAGKEVTQWNSRGIGLAVITFAFLINGINVKAGLFLANVLGTFKIVIVLFISVTGWVALGGGIKTNNFQPTGNFHNAFEGESPTGFGIVNALYNVIWSYVGYSNANYALGEIKNPERVLRIAAPSAFIGLGIIYMFVNIAYFAVVPKAEIASSGRILAASFFKYAFGDKAETAASAFVAISAWANVMSVIFSQGRIIQQLGREGSLPFSRFFATSKPFGTPFVGLMQHWIVCIVTIVAPPPGDAYNFILNLISYPLNVVNTVLAAGLIYIYYKKYKGLTEWNPPIKASLPVVIFFFLASLYLIVAPYIPPVNGQKVYNDLPYWIHAVVTWGVFGVGLAYWIVWVKILPHFGGYRLVAKEILGDDGFWRNKIYKVSKDADEIDQIGEEVEVVK, encoded by the coding sequence ATGGGGTTTGCAGACGCTTATAGGTTTCTGAGTAATTCAAATTCCGAAAAGAAAGCAGAAGaaggttttgaaaataatagTAATGGAATAGACAGTTTTGATAATCATAGTCAACTAACGTCTGGCTCCGAAAAGGGAGCACATGTATTAGAAACAGATAGAAATGTTAAGGAAATTGGTATCGTTTCAGCATCATTTTTGATGCTTAATAGAATGTTGGGTGCTGGTGTGTTTTCGACTGGTTCTACAATTTATGCTTTATCTGGTTCAGTAGGAACATCATTAATGATGTGGTTTGCTGGTACTGTCATTGCATTCACTGGGTTATTAGTTTACATGGAATTGGGAACAGCATTACCAAGAAACGGAGGTGAGAAAAATTATCTCGAGTACATGTTTCCAAGACCGAAATTCTTAGTCACGGCAATGTACGCTTCCTATGTGTTCTTCCTCGGATGGGCATCTGGTAACTCAATTGTTGTCGGCGAATACATCTTGAATGCTGCTGGCAAAGAGGTTACTCAGTGGAACTCTAGAGGTATTGGTTTGGCTGTTATTACATTTGCATTCTTGATCAACGGTATTAACGTGAAGGCAGGTTTGTTTTTGGCCAATGTATTGGgtactttcaaaattgttaTTGTACTTTTCATTAGTGTCACCGGTTGGGTTGCTTTGGGAGGAGGAATCAAGACGAACAACTTCCAACCTACTGGTAATTTCCATAATGCATTTGAAGGAGAAAGTCCGACCGGATTTGGTATCGTCAATGCTTTGTACAATGTTATTTGGTCGTATGTTGGATACTCAAATGCAAACTATGCCTTGGGTGAAATAAAGAACCCGGAAAGGGTTTTGAGAATTGCAGCACCATCTGCATTCATAGGTTTGGGTATTATATATATGTTCGTCAACATTGCATACTTTGCCGTTGTCCCAAAGGCAGAAATTGCTTCTTCCGGAAGAATCTTGGCCgcttctttcttcaaatatGCTTTTGGTGACAAGGCAGAAACTGCTGCATCGGCTTTTGTTGCCATTTCAGCGTGGGCAAATGTCATGTCAGTTATCTTTTCCCAGGGTAGaattattcaacaattgggaCGTGAAGGTTCCTTGCCATTTTCACGCTTTTTCGCTACTTCGAAACCATTTGGAACTCCATTTGTTGGGTTGATGCAACATTGGattgtttgtattgttaCCATAGTGGCTCCACCACCAGGTGATGCATACAACTTCattttgaacttgattTCATACCCATTAAACGTTGTTAATACGGTTCTTGCCGCTGGTTTAATTTACATCTACTACAAGAAGTACAAGGGATTGACTGAGTGGAACCCACCAATCAAAGCTTCTCTCCCTGttgtcattttctttttccttgCATCATTATACTTGATCGTTGCTCCATATATTCCACCAGTGAATGGTCAAAAAGTGTATAATGATTTGCCATATTGGATTCATGCTGTTGTGACGTGGGGTGTTTTCGGTGTTGGTTTGGCATATTGGATTGTTTGGGTAAAGATTTTACCTCACTTTGGTGGATATCGTCTCGTTGCGAAGGAGATCTTGGGTGACGATGGGTTCTGGCGAAACAAGATTTACAAGGTTTCAAAAGATGCcgatgaaattgatcaaatagGTGAGGAAGTGGAGGTGGTGAAGTGA
- a CDS encoding Mrpl51 protein (S. cerevisiae homolog MRPL51 is structural constituent of mitochondrial large ribosomal subunit): MPVKAVARTSIARNGLGAYVLPCNKLTLQYCNWGGSSRGIRQILTNGQLNKIALSKPQVMFEVLKRQGHPKLVFRYNDDKVTEVDVRNMKNHEIVEKINEYIQRSGNDLFKCNHKVVSDNDSVRGIWSPLHASKGHRFNI, from the coding sequence ATGCCGGTCAAAGCTGTCGCAAGGACATCAATAGCGAGAAACGGATTGGGTGCTTACGTATTACCATGCAACAAATTAACGCTACAGTATTGTAATTGGGGAGGGTCATCTCGAGGAATAAGACAAATCTTGACCAATGGACAGTTGAACAAGATAGCATTGCTGAAACCGCAAGTGATGTTTGAGGTGCTCAAAAGACAAGGACATCCAAAGCTTGTTTTCCGTTATAACGATGACAAGGTCACCGAGGTTGATGTAAGAAATATGAAGAATCATGAAATCGTGGAAAAGATTAACGAATACATACAACGATCAGGAAATGACTTGTTCAAGTGTAATCATAAGGTTGTATCCGATAATGATTCGGTCAGAGGAATATGGTCACCTTTGCATGCATCAAAGGGCCACAGGTTTAACATATAG
- a CDS encoding Zcf3 predicted zinc-finger protein yields the protein MEYSYRSYQRVLNISVKPSSLSLSPSTRKTKASSIKVTKPRKDDSQIKRRTKTGCFTCRKRKKKCDEDRVNGKCQACTRNFLECCWPEPAATNQDSRKELKAGIKSPTVKSTKCDINSLLSSPINQEAPLSPEITMKSMPSAVKQDANPYPSPIQSPISYQPGSPSQDVSFMTLPPLRNINYKLQAKDSNVRGSRFEDATEKENRDHAAESKDVPNTKFIITSFDSRKDLCEIKN from the coding sequence ATGGAATATAGCTACAGATCGTATCAGCGCGTTTTGAACATATCAGTCAAACCATCGTCTTTGTCATTATCACCATCAACtagaaaaacaaaagccTCGTCCATAAAGGTCACCAAGCCAAGGAAGGATGACAGTCAAATAAAGAGAAGAACCAAGACCGGTTGCTTTACCTGTcgaaagagaaagaaaaagtgtGATGAAGATAGAGTAAATGGTAAATGTCAAGCTTGTACTAGAAACTTCTTAGAGTGTTGTTGGCCAGAACCAGCAGCAACTAATCAAGACAGTCGAAAGGAGCTAAAGGCTGGTATTAAATCCCCAACCGTAAAGTCAACCAAATGTGATATTAATTCATTattatcatcaccaattaaCCAAGAGGCTCCTTTATCTCCTGAAATTACAATGAAATCTATGCCACTGGCAGTGAAGCAAGATGCCAACCCATACCCAAGTCCGATTCAATCCCCAATATCGTATCAACCAGGAAGTCCTAGTCAAGACGTGAGTTTTATGACCTTGCCTCCATTACGTAAtatcaattacaaattaCAAGCTAAGGATAGTAACGTAAGAGGTCTGCGTTTTGAGGATGCTAcagaaaaggaaaacagGGATCATGCTGCTGAAAGCAAGGATGTgccaaatacaaaatttatcattaCCAGCTTTGATTCTCGAAAGGATTTGTgtgaaataaaaaattag